A genome region from Clostridium sp. JN-9 includes the following:
- a CDS encoding EamA family transporter, translated as MKEGYLYIFLTTIIFSTMEIALKLVSGIFNPIQLTFTRFFIGGLFLVPFAVHALKKKHSSVSKQDLLYFAFLGFIGIFISMMLYQLAVQNTKASVVAVLFSSNPVFVTILAFVLLKEAIHKNNVIALIFEVIGTIIIINPLNVKLSVTGITLSIAATLTFALYGVCGKKKCAEYGGIVVTCFGFLFGGLELLVLIGVTHIPSVAQWFFSNGLAIFANVPIFKGYSLSVLPIALFIFIINTGVGFACYFMAMEKTSAKTTSLVFFFKPILAPILALIILHEAIPFNMIVGILFILFGSLSSILPELLAQRAVEANVGTEEDNEKLAAE; from the coding sequence ATGAAAGAGGGATACTTATACATTTTTTTGACAACCATTATTTTTAGTACAATGGAAATAGCATTGAAGCTTGTATCTGGAATCTTTAATCCTATACAGCTTACCTTTACAAGATTTTTTATAGGCGGATTATTTTTAGTTCCATTTGCTGTTCATGCACTTAAAAAGAAACATTCTTCCGTTTCAAAACAAGATTTATTATATTTTGCTTTTTTAGGATTTATAGGCATTTTTATAAGCATGATGCTGTATCAGCTGGCAGTGCAAAATACAAAAGCTTCTGTAGTTGCTGTTTTATTCAGCAGTAATCCTGTTTTTGTAACAATACTTGCATTTGTCCTGTTAAAGGAAGCCATTCATAAAAACAATGTAATAGCTTTGATTTTTGAGGTTATTGGTACAATAATAATTATAAATCCATTAAATGTTAAACTTAGCGTAACCGGCATTACACTGTCAATTGCAGCTACTTTAACCTTTGCTCTTTATGGAGTCTGCGGCAAAAAGAAATGTGCCGAATATGGCGGTATAGTGGTTACCTGTTTTGGTTTCTTATTTGGAGGACTTGAGCTGCTTGTTTTAATTGGAGTCACTCATATTCCTTCAGTGGCACAATGGTTCTTTTCAAATGGACTAGCTATATTTGCAAATGTTCCTATATTTAAAGGGTACTCTTTAAGCGTACTTCCTATAGCATTATTTATTTTCATTATTAATACAGGAGTAGGATTTGCCTGCTACTTTATGGCAATGGAAAAAACCTCTGCAAAGACAACTTCTTTGGTATTTTTCTTTAAACCAATTTTAGCGCCAATACTAGCACTTATTATACTCCATGAGGCTATTCCATTTAATATGATTGTTGGTATTTTATTTATATTGTTTGGTTCACTTTCATCCATACTTCCAGAACTATTAGCTCAAAGAGCTGTTGAAGCTAATGTTGGAACTGAGGAAGATAATGAAAAATTAGCAGCAGAATAA
- a CDS encoding LysR family transcriptional regulator — translation MDFKELQYILCIAKNNSISKAAKELYISQPSLSKYLQNFERKLNIKFFDRAGNNFILTYAGETYIRYAKEILRIKKDLDDEFFDIVHHKKGRLNVACGIVRSPYLIPETVPRFKEKYPNVEINFLEETESNKIDKLLINGDADIGIFNYSGHNPMLDCELLKNEEIIMVVGRNHPLAYKGKKIEGCRYPWIDIKRFKNDRFVINQTDQRSGEIAINLINKMNTKPDIVMKTRSVECAIRLASYGFGIYFGLETHLKHINLKEAPVYFSIGNPKMTDKLFAVYRKNSYQPQYVQDYISMVKEAVCG, via the coding sequence ATGGATTTTAAAGAATTGCAGTATATTTTATGTATTGCTAAAAATAACAGTATTTCAAAAGCAGCCAAGGAATTATATATATCACAGCCGTCTTTAAGCAAATATCTTCAGAATTTTGAAAGAAAGCTTAATATAAAGTTCTTTGACAGAGCAGGAAATAATTTTATTTTAACTTATGCAGGGGAAACATATATAAGGTATGCTAAAGAAATATTAAGAATAAAGAAGGATCTAGATGATGAATTTTTTGACATAGTACATCATAAAAAAGGAAGACTGAATGTTGCCTGTGGAATAGTAAGGAGTCCATATCTTATACCGGAGACTGTTCCCAGGTTTAAAGAAAAGTATCCCAATGTAGAAATAAACTTTTTAGAGGAAACTGAATCTAATAAAATAGATAAGCTTTTAATCAATGGTGATGCAGACATAGGAATATTTAATTATTCAGGGCACAACCCAATGCTGGATTGTGAACTTCTTAAAAATGAGGAAATCATAATGGTAGTGGGGAGAAATCACCCTCTGGCTTACAAAGGAAAGAAAATAGAAGGATGCAGATATCCATGGATTGATATTAAAAGATTTAAAAATGATAGATTTGTAATTAACCAAACAGATCAAAGGAGCGGGGAGATAGCAATTAATCTTATTAATAAGATGAATACAAAGCCTGATATTGTAATGAAAACCAGAAGCGTTGAATGTGCTATCCGTTTAGCCTCCTATGGTTTTGGAATTTACTTTGGCCTGGAAACTCATTTGAAGCATATTAATTTGAAAGAAGCCCCAGTTTATTTTTCCATAGGAAACCCTAAAATGACAGATAAACTTTTTGCAGTGTACAGAAAAAACAGTTATCAGCCACAATATGTACAGGATTATATTAGTATGGTAAAGGAAGCGGTTTGTGGATAA
- a CDS encoding IS1182 family transposase, with protein sequence MRKYINSHKNYTLYRGNYQLKLPLNIEYMIPNNDSVRLLSQFVEEMDLTDLYSTYSRIRENQATPRQMLKIVLYSYMNHNYSSRAMELSCKRDVNFMYLLEGSPAPDHSTFARFRSIHFAPCSETIMAEMSNFLYEIGEISGDTIFIDGTKIEACANKYTFVWKKAVSKNLERLLSKLADFVAECEELYGIKLVYENKVKMKHVKKLRKKLYALKKEENIEFVHGCGKRKTPIQRSIEKLEEYLRKLKEYTQKIHTCGKRNSYSKTDKDATFMRMKEDAMKNGQLKPGYNVQNGVDSQYIVWVTVCDKPGDTTTLIPFIKSMENSLYFKYFKIDADSGYESEENYLYIKENGQLSYIKPANYEISKTRKYKHDISRIENMDYTELGDYYTCKNNKKLTVNKIVKRKSKTGYISEKTIYTCEDCSNCVYKSKCIRGHNCKTPLEERVKNLETSKLFNMLRKEDLERIISDDGCELRMNRSIQAEGSFGEIKQDMGFRRYLCKGKKNVLAESILLAMAHNINKLHNKIQLDRTETHLFPLKKGA encoded by the coding sequence ATGAGAAAATACATTAATTCACACAAAAATTATACTTTATATCGTGGAAATTATCAATTAAAACTTCCATTAAATATTGAGTACATGATTCCCAATAATGATTCAGTGCGTTTGCTAAGTCAATTTGTAGAGGAGATGGATTTAACAGATTTATATTCGACTTATTCCCGAATAAGGGAAAATCAGGCTACGCCACGTCAGATGCTGAAGATTGTACTTTACTCCTATATGAATCATAATTATTCATCAAGAGCAATGGAGCTATCCTGCAAAAGAGATGTAAATTTCATGTACCTTTTAGAAGGTTCACCAGCACCAGATCATTCTACTTTTGCAAGATTTCGTAGTATTCATTTTGCCCCGTGCTCAGAAACAATAATGGCTGAAATGTCAAATTTTCTTTATGAGATTGGAGAAATATCAGGAGATACTATATTTATTGATGGTACAAAGATAGAGGCATGTGCTAACAAGTATACTTTCGTCTGGAAAAAAGCAGTTTCAAAAAACCTGGAGAGATTACTTTCTAAATTAGCTGATTTTGTAGCCGAATGTGAGGAATTGTATGGAATAAAGCTTGTATACGAAAACAAAGTAAAAATGAAACATGTAAAAAAGCTACGCAAAAAGCTTTACGCCTTGAAAAAGGAAGAAAATATTGAATTTGTACATGGATGTGGTAAAAGGAAAACTCCTATTCAACGTTCTATTGAAAAACTTGAGGAATACCTTAGAAAGTTAAAAGAATATACACAGAAAATCCATACCTGCGGTAAACGTAATAGCTATTCCAAGACAGATAAAGATGCAACCTTTATGAGGATGAAAGAGGATGCTATGAAAAATGGTCAGTTAAAACCAGGTTACAATGTTCAGAATGGAGTAGATTCCCAATATATAGTATGGGTTACTGTTTGCGATAAGCCTGGGGACACAACAACATTGATTCCATTTATAAAAAGCATGGAGAATTCCTTGTACTTTAAGTATTTTAAAATTGATGCGGATTCAGGTTACGAGAGTGAAGAAAATTATCTTTATATCAAAGAAAATGGACAGCTATCATATATTAAACCAGCAAATTATGAAATATCAAAAACAAGAAAATATAAACATGATATAAGCAGAATAGAAAACATGGATTATACTGAATTGGGCGATTATTATACTTGCAAAAATAATAAGAAACTAACAGTAAATAAAATAGTAAAAAGGAAAAGTAAGACTGGCTATATAAGTGAAAAAACAATCTATACTTGTGAGGACTGCAGTAACTGTGTTTACAAGAGTAAATGCATAAGAGGACATAACTGTAAAACGCCATTAGAAGAAAGGGTTAAAAATCTTGAGACTTCAAAACTATTCAACATGCTTCGCAAAGAGGATCTTGAAAGAATTATAAGTGATGATGGTTGCGAGTTGAGAATGAATCGAAGTATTCAAGCCGAAGGCTCTTTTGGAGAGATAAAACAGGATATGGGATTTCGTAGATATCTATGCAAAGGTAAAAAGAATGTTTTGGCAGAAAGTATTTTGTTAGCAATGGCACATAATATAAATAAGCTACATAATAAAATTCAGTTAGATAGAACTGAAACGCATCTTTTTCCACTTAAAAAAGGTGCATAA
- a CDS encoding DUF6483 family protein, which yields MFEKDYILRIIKSVVNTAVALFAGKDAVKSDVDIENYNITISEDELLEFMIKKYLNEGKVNEAENILFEIIETRKTKKNLETALFFYKKLSEWDNVKLLEYNFSKHEIQQGLKDIRKLYEKN from the coding sequence ATGTTTGAAAAAGATTATATTTTAAGAATTATAAAATCAGTAGTAAATACAGCCGTTGCTCTTTTTGCAGGAAAAGATGCTGTGAAAAGCGATGTTGATATAGAAAATTATAATATAACGATTTCAGAAGATGAATTATTAGAGTTCATGATAAAAAAATACCTAAATGAAGGCAAAGTTAACGAAGCTGAAAATATTCTTTTTGAAATTATAGAAACTCGGAAAACCAAAAAAAATTTAGAAACTGCATTATTTTTCTATAAAAAACTTAGTGAGTGGGATAATGTGAAACTTCTCGAATATAATTTTTCAAAACATGAAATCCAGCAAGGTCTAAAAGATATACGAAAATTATATGAAAAGAATTAG
- a CDS encoding acyl-CoA dehydrogenase family protein, protein MFFKTTEEHENLRKKIREFAEEEVKPIAFTLDQENEFPWDAVHKLAKMGMMGIPYPKEYGGAGLDVISYAIAVEELSRVDGGTGVILSAHTSLGTYPIAAFGTEEQKQKYLVPMAKGEKLGAFGLTEENAGSDAGGTETTAVLDGDHYILNGEKIFITNAGKADVYVVFAVTTPDIGTHGISAFIVEKGWEGFTFGTHYDKMGIRSSATAELVFNNVKVPKENLLGKEGQGFKIAMATLDGGRIGIAAQALGIAQGAYENALEYSKERVQFGKPICQQQAISFKLADMATKLRASRLLIYSAAELKQNHERYSMEAAMAKQYASDSCLEIVNDALQIFGGSGYLKGMAVERAYRDAKICTIYEGTNEIQRVVIAANIIGKMPKSDAVRSSHREPATGYRKKIIFKDGTIEDQVNALVDALKKDGYDFTVGIPIDTPITKAERVVSAGMGVGEKKNMKLIEDLAVQAGAAIGSSRPVAETLKYVPLNRYVGMSGQKFKGNLYIACGISGAGQHLKGIKEASTIVAINIDPNAKIFKNADYGIVGDMMEVIPVLIKALDNGEAKKPAPPMKKMKRAIPKKVTPTWKHYVCNGCGYEYDPGVGDPDGEIAPGTLFENIPDEWNCPACGEGKDMFIEV, encoded by the coding sequence ATGTTTTTTAAGACTACTGAAGAACATGAAAATTTAAGGAAGAAAATCAGAGAATTTGCTGAAGAGGAAGTAAAGCCTATTGCATTTACTTTGGATCAGGAAAATGAATTCCCATGGGATGCTGTTCATAAGCTTGCCAAAATGGGAATGATGGGAATACCATATCCAAAGGAATATGGCGGGGCTGGTCTTGATGTAATCAGCTATGCTATTGCTGTTGAGGAGCTGTCCAGGGTTGATGGCGGTACAGGAGTTATTCTTTCAGCCCATACATCATTGGGTACATATCCTATTGCTGCCTTCGGAACAGAAGAACAGAAGCAAAAGTATTTAGTTCCAATGGCAAAGGGAGAGAAATTAGGAGCATTTGGTCTTACTGAAGAAAATGCAGGAAGTGATGCCGGTGGCACAGAAACCACTGCTGTATTGGATGGAGATCATTATATTTTAAATGGTGAAAAGATATTTATTACAAATGCTGGAAAAGCTGATGTTTATGTTGTTTTTGCTGTTACAACACCAGATATAGGAACTCATGGCATTAGTGCATTTATTGTAGAAAAGGGTTGGGAAGGATTTACATTTGGTACACACTATGACAAAATGGGTATTCGTTCTTCTGCAACTGCAGAACTTGTTTTCAATAATGTAAAAGTTCCAAAGGAAAATCTTTTAGGCAAAGAAGGACAGGGCTTCAAAATTGCAATGGCTACCTTGGATGGCGGTCGTATAGGTATTGCAGCCCAGGCTCTTGGTATAGCACAGGGTGCTTATGAAAATGCTTTAGAGTATTCAAAAGAAAGAGTTCAGTTTGGAAAACCTATATGCCAGCAGCAGGCTATATCTTTCAAACTTGCAGATATGGCTACAAAGCTTAGAGCATCAAGACTGCTTATTTACAGTGCAGCTGAGCTTAAGCAGAATCATGAAAGATACAGTATGGAAGCAGCTATGGCAAAGCAATATGCATCTGATTCCTGCTTAGAGATAGTAAATGATGCTCTTCAAATCTTTGGAGGAAGCGGATACCTGAAAGGCATGGCAGTTGAACGTGCATACAGAGATGCAAAGATTTGTACAATTTATGAAGGAACAAATGAAATTCAGCGTGTGGTTATTGCAGCTAATATCATTGGTAAAATGCCAAAGAGTGATGCTGTAAGAAGTTCTCACAGAGAGCCTGCTACAGGATATCGTAAGAAGATTATATTCAAGGATGGAACAATTGAAGATCAGGTTAACGCTCTTGTAGATGCTCTTAAGAAGGATGGATATGATTTCACAGTTGGAATTCCTATAGATACACCTATTACTAAGGCTGAAAGAGTAGTTAGCGCTGGTATGGGTGTAGGTGAAAAGAAGAATATGAAGCTTATAGAAGACCTGGCAGTTCAGGCTGGTGCAGCTATAGGTTCATCTCGTCCTGTTGCTGAAACGCTTAAGTATGTACCATTGAATCGTTATGTTGGTATGTCTGGCCAGAAGTTTAAAGGAAATCTATATATTGCCTGCGGTATTTCCGGTGCAGGTCAGCATTTGAAGGGAATAAAGGAAGCAAGTACAATTGTTGCTATAAATATTGATCCAAATGCTAAGATATTTAAAAATGCAGACTATGGCATAGTAGGAGATATGATGGAGGTTATTCCAGTGCTTATTAAAGCTTTAGATAATGGAGAAGCTAAGAAGCCGGCTCCACCAATGAAGAAGATGAAGAGAGCTATTCCAAAGAAAGTTACCCCAACATGGAAACACTATGTATGTAATGGATGCGGATATGAGTATGATCCTGGTGTTGGAGACCCAGATGGAGAAATTGCTCCGGGTACTTTATTTGAGAATATTCCTGATGAATGGAATTGCCCAGCCTGCGGTGAAGGAAAAGACATGTTTATTGAAGTCTAA
- a CDS encoding FprA family A-type flavoprotein codes for MYCVREITEDLYWVGGNDRRLALFENVHPIPRGVSYNSYLLLDKKTVLFDTVDWSICRQFLENIKEVLGDRPLDYMVINHMEPDHAACIEEILLRYPNVKIICTEKAFMFMNQFGFHIDGKVTKVKEGDTMSFGKHNVVFIYAPMVHWPEAMVTFDTTNGVLFSADAFGSFGALDGKMFNDEVNFDRDWIDDARRYYTNIVGKYGPHVQSLLKKAGTIDIKTICPLHGPVWRSNLGYYLDKYDKWSRYEPEEKGVLIVYGTMYGNTEAAANDLATRLVKKGMTNVVMYDASKTDVSYLISETFKYSHLVLASVTYNLKIYPPILNYLSHMKALNLQKRTVALIENGSWAPQSGKLMHELLDDMKDMNILDNEMTVTSAMKPDDSDSMDALADSIIQSMK; via the coding sequence ATGTATTGTGTAAGAGAAATAACTGAGGATCTTTATTGGGTAGGTGGTAACGATCGCCGCCTGGCCCTGTTTGAAAATGTTCATCCAATTCCAAGAGGAGTTTCATATAATTCCTATCTTCTGTTAGATAAGAAGACAGTGCTTTTTGATACTGTGGATTGGTCAATCTGCCGTCAGTTCCTTGAAAATATTAAGGAAGTTTTAGGTGACAGACCACTTGATTATATGGTAATCAATCATATGGAGCCTGACCATGCAGCCTGCATTGAAGAGATACTGCTTAGATATCCCAATGTAAAAATTATATGCACAGAAAAAGCATTTATGTTTATGAACCAGTTCGGATTCCATATAGATGGAAAGGTAACAAAAGTTAAAGAAGGCGACACCATGTCCTTTGGAAAACATAATGTAGTATTTATTTATGCTCCTATGGTACACTGGCCTGAAGCTATGGTTACATTTGATACAACAAATGGTGTATTGTTCTCAGCTGATGCTTTCGGCTCATTTGGCGCACTAGACGGAAAAATGTTTAATGATGAAGTTAACTTTGATAGAGACTGGATTGATGATGCCAGAAGATATTATACAAATATAGTTGGAAAATACGGCCCTCATGTTCAGTCTTTGCTTAAAAAAGCAGGCACTATTGACATTAAGACTATATGCCCTCTTCATGGACCAGTATGGAGATCTAACTTGGGATATTATCTTGATAAATATGATAAATGGAGCAGATATGAACCTGAAGAAAAGGGTGTACTGATTGTTTATGGAACAATGTACGGCAATACAGAGGCTGCTGCTAATGACTTGGCCACAAGGCTTGTTAAAAAGGGAATGACCAATGTTGTTATGTATGATGCTTCAAAAACTGATGTTTCTTATTTAATTTCTGAAACATTTAAATACAGCCATTTGGTACTTGCATCTGTAACATACAATCTTAAGATTTATCCTCCAATCCTGAATTATTTATCACATATGAAGGCATTAAATCTTCAAAAACGTACAGTAGCTCTTATTGAAAATGGTTCATGGGCTCCTCAGTCAGGCAAGCTTATGCATGAGTTATTGGATGATATGAAAGATATGAATATATTAGATAATGAAATGACAGTAACTTCCGCAATGAAACCAGATGACAGCGACTCAATGGATGCATTGGCTGACAGCATTATTCAGTCAATGAAGTAG